AAAACTACAAACTCGATTGATGTCAAAGCCATTGATTTTCCTCTGCCACCCGGAGTCTGGCGCAAAGGTGTCGAGTGTCCAAAGTCCAAGACTATTTTGTTGAGATTCGCTACTTCTTCGGATAAAAAGCAAGCCAATGCTGAAAAACTCAGTGAGTATTATAAGAAACACGGAAATCCAAATTATGGAGGCATAAAGGGAATTTTGACGCAGTCGCGTAAGCGGAAGTACAAAGATGATAAGACCAGCAAGTGGCAGGATGATGAATTGGGGAGCAAAGAGGGATTTAAAAATCCCTGGGGTACTTTGTCTGAAGAATGGGGGGTCCAGGATCCTGTGGAAGTTTATCAGATTCGTCCAGTTGGTGTTGCTCCAGAACGCACAGGAATAAAAGAGCGCCTGGGATTCAAACCCAAGGAAGTGGTAAAAACGAAGGTTGAGGAAAAATCGACGAGTGGGAGCGAGAGTGACAGTGACGATGGCTggaataaaagaaataaagttATGAGAATGAGGATGCATGCTGATGATGAGGAGGAAAAGGTCCAGAAAAAAAGGTTGAAGCAGATGGCTCAGAAAATGCAAGAGAAAATATCTGGGACTGACTTGAGATCGCGGTTAGGACGCAGTAAACCTACAGTTTATCACGAACCCATTCGAGTTACAGTCACTAATCCTGAgtacagtaaaaatttacatttagaGGAATCAGAAGAGGAGGAAGTTGAGGAAGTCGAGGAGGAGGTAGAAGAAGTCGAAGAGGTTGATGAAGATGAGGCTGAAGTTAGTCAAGTTGAAGATAAAGAGGAAGGAGAGTGGGAAGATGAAGAAACGGCACAAGAACCTGAAGAATCTGACAGTGATAGCAGCTCCGATCTTTCGGAAAAAGAAGTTCAAGGTCCCAAAGGAAGTGTTATAAAAGTTATCACACGTCCGAAGCCTACTGTTGCTTCTACTGTTTGGGCGAGActaaatcaaaatgaaaaacgtACCGAGaggtatttatttacttaattaaaataattaaattaatcaataattatatgttTACTTTCATTACAGGACGGAAGTGAAAAATGTCAAAGGCGACTTGAGATCTAGACTCGGTTATCACAACAGAGGCCGATCTCCACTGAGAATAGAAGTTAAGAACGACAAGTACGGGCAAGACAGCGACTCTGAATGATGACAACGATATCActgacatatatatagataactttaattaatagttttaagttaaatgaccaggcaaataatttttctacaatAAAGTTGCCTAATTCTTTTTTGAttcgatttattttaaattataattataataataatagtaataatactaataataaaatagcaataaattgatattgaGGAGGTTGGGAAACAATGAAACTTTAATTACCGGCCAATAAAGCCTTTTTTTATTAGGACAATAATACTTTTAAGTCATTATCTTTTTATCTTCaatacattaataattattttttttttttaaatacatacacatttacatttattaacgaacacttgacaaaaaagataatttatttatttatatttatatttattagtaatttgttttttaaaacttggGCATCTGAAATTTGTGCCTTTTAACGTgtacgattttttaaatttaattttatatttttagctacATTCATAGAttgttacaaatattttaattcaaacgtagcatataaatttgataattagtACTAAACGAAATCCTAGTAAAAacatgataatcattataattacacggaaaaattacagtttcaatTATCAGAAAAATCCCTCTACTTcgaaactataaaaattacattattccTGAGACACAGtaattattacagtttcatATGAGACTTTTCCAGTCCTCAATAAAGTTTCattcaactaaaaatatattagaaacTGTAAGATTTAGTAtatatagggtagaagtaTTTGTGGCCatttaatacttaattttaattcatgaaaaaatataaaagaaaaattccattctaatacagtaaaaaaaatgtctttgaacgaattaaaaaaattaatgtcattgcgtattttaaaaattgttttatttaaatttctaaatggCCTCGATTATTacacccgtgtaaaaaaaattagttccaaaaagattccaaaaaagttctgcatgtggaacttctaaacatgagacagattagaacttcaaatggaacttttttggaacgttagtaattttgatggtaaaagaaaagtttttatgagcaaatttagagtaaaaaaagacgttcttggaactttttttgaattttttatcgacatttttttagttctataaaaaattcaaaagtagtgatttttgaacaattttaGCACGTTTCTAGAAAGTCTTTAGTCTACCAAAGATGAAAAAGAAGtgattttgaaatgttttGGGATGCCTTTAtttagtccataaaaaagtcaaaagtggtgattatggaacttttttgaaatgtccatataaaatttcaaaaaatttccaagaacgtccttttttgactataaatttgctcataaaaacttttttttttaccatcaaaattactaacgttccaaaaaaaatctattcgaagttctaatctgtctcatgtttagaagttccacatgcagaacttttttggaatctttttggaacgaattttttttacacgggcagTGGTAactataatactttttttatacgagGGCCCTGTTTTCGCActaaaaactgtaatttttccactgcttttctttccgtgtattaaAATTGTGCTAAACAATCAACTGATTTTGATATTCTGTCTGCtgtagtaattaaataaaattttaatgatctCTCTCTCACGCACACAAGCTTCGCTACAAAAATCTACTTAGTCTTGATCAAAAAtggagatttaaatttttattaaatatatatttatatgattgAATATTGACATgggatattaaataataattataaacatttgttattacaattaattaaaggtACTCAAGTTAAATTTGATCATTGACTTGCTACTTTCGTTTCTTTTTTACACTAATAAAGCTTACAATAagcgttattattatttttatttttattaactctcacattttaaaactattttactcacatgttcgttttttttttattttactgacaacaatttttaaatatctgaactttagtggttttttttttaaatttatttttatttatcaataatcaatactatccatttatttatttattttaaaaagaaaagttCCGAGTAATAAAAGATTACGAAGGCAGCACGTTGGTTTAGTCTTAACGAgatgttataattattgtttttaaataacttttataattttatttatcaataaaaaccttttaaaattctatgaatGCAGCtggattaataaaataattattaacaattattttatttattcaatggAAGATTATTCGGAGTATTATCCGTTTACGATAAaacattactttttattttaaattttaaatccgtAAGAGAAAAATCTCGATATGATTTTGCAACAACAAATACACAacattgtgttttttttttaagtatattaGGCCAGATATATCgatacaatttaataattatcgctcttaaataataaaattattattattttattaacggTTCGCTTTGAGCGAATAATTATCGCACGAGTAA
This sequence is a window from Microplitis mediator isolate UGA2020A chromosome 3, iyMicMedi2.1, whole genome shotgun sequence. Protein-coding genes within it:
- the LOC130666119 gene encoding nuclear cap-binding protein subunit 3-like; protein product: MAQVFGPMDTDSYNEPDDVNTDLDTLIEKRNLLGNSNLQPRYENKAAGTFMTGIDIFSKEEQQKLGERAKRFGIKENPKQIDVEDEGELYESMGVGESESAKYTRFNALHMRGTDEMSTQDVFDYFKDYAPASIEWINDVSCNVVWLDKVSAARALIGLSKKIVGSKETQLKDEQDDAMEGLADKTTNSIDVKAIDFPLPPGVWRKGVECPKSKTILLRFATSSDKKQANAEKLSEYYKKHGNPNYGGIKGILTQSRKRKYKDDKTSKWQDDELGSKEGFKNPWGTLSEEWGVQDPVEVYQIRPVGVAPERTGIKERLGFKPKEVVKTKVEEKSTSGSESDSDDGWNKRNKVMRMRMHADDEEEKVQKKRLKQMAQKMQEKISGTDLRSRLGRSKPTVYHEPIRVTVTNPEYSKNLHLEESEEEEVEEVEEEVEEVEEVDEDEAEVSQVEDKEEGEWEDEETAQEPEESDSDSSSDLSEKEVQGPKGSVIKVITRPKPTVASTVWARLNQNEKRTERTEVKNVKGDLRSRLGYHNRGRSPLRIEVKNDKYGQDSDSE